In Astatotilapia calliptera chromosome 23, fAstCal1.2, whole genome shotgun sequence, a genomic segment contains:
- the kif5c gene encoding kinesin heavy chain, whose translation MADAAECGVRVMCRFRPLNEAEITRGDKYIPKFKEDDTVVITGKPYVFDRVLPPNTTQEQVYDQCAKQIVKDVLGGYNGTIFAYGQTSSGKTHTMEGKLHDPQLMGIIPRIARDIFDHIYSMDENLEFHIKVSYFEIYLDKIRDLLDVSKTNLSVHEDKNRVPYVKGCTERFVSSPEEVMDVIDEGKSNRHVAVTNMNEHSSRSHSIFLINIKQENVETEKKLSGKLYLVDLAGSEKVSKTGAEGAVLDEAKNINKSLSALGNVISALAEGTKTHVPYRDSKMTRILQDSLGGNCRTTIIICCSPSIYNEAETKSTLMFGQRAKTIKNTVSVNLELTAEEWKKKYEKEKEKNKNLKSIIQRLEAELNRWRNGENVPEEEQQSSKDQRSGEPYDNTPIIDNLLPAGGGVSVSGDERRKYEEDVRNLYKQLDDKDDEINQHSQLAEKLKEQMMDQEELLASTRRDYDKIQEELCRLQTENELAKEEVKEVLQALEELAVNYDQKSQEVEERNQANAQLTEKLQHKTALLSVLEREVSQLQELNGLQRKRAAEVLNLLLRDLSDIGAIIGTSDVKTAACSEMKGNGSALEEDFTVARLYISKMKSEVKSLVNRSKQLESAQADAHRKIQANEKELASCQLLISQHQAKIKSLTDYMQNMEQKKRQLEESQDALTEELAKLHAQEKMHEEKEKEDIGRAGGDDDIKKTLEEQLENHREAHQKQLSRLRDEIEDKQRMLDELRDLNQGLLLEQERLMSDYYKLQAEEQEKNAKLERLVLLNEQREQAREDLKGLEETVAKELQTLHNLRKLFVQDLTARVKKSAELDCEEGLSNIAQKQKISFLENNLEQLTKVHKQLVRDNADLRCELPKLEKRLRATAERVKALENALKEAKENAMRDRKRYQQEVDRIKEAVRAKNMARRGYSAQIAKPIRPGHHPLSSPICSSIRAGGVDIHNN comes from the exons GGCAAACTGCATGACCCGCAGCTGATGGGAATCATCCCTCGCATCGCCCGCGACATCTTCGACCACATCTACTCGATGGACGAGAACCTCGAGTTCCACATCAAG gtctcttattttgaaatctaCTTGGACAAGATCCGAGACCTGCTGGATG TGTCAAAGACGAACCTCTCCGTCCACGAAGACAAGAACAGAGTGCCCTATGTGAAG GGCTGCACTGAGCGTTTTGTGTCCAGTCCAGAGGAGGTGATGGACGTCATCGATGAGGGCAAATCCAATCGGCATGTAGCAGTGACCA ACATGAACGAGCACAGCTCTCGCAGCCACAGCATCTTCCTCATCAACATAAAGCAGGAAAACGTAGAGACGGAGAAGAAGCTGTCTGGGAAGCTCTACCTGGTCGACCTGGCTGGCAGCGAGAAG GTGAGCAAGACGGGAGCTGAGGGGGCGGTGCTGGACGAGGCAAAGAACATCAACAAATCTCTCTCAGCGCTGGGAAACGTCATCTCAGCTCTGGCTGAGGGCACC aaaACCCACGTGCCGTACAGAGACAGTAAGATGACTCGGATCCTGCAGGACTCTTTGGGAGGGAACTGTcgcaccaccatcatcatctgcTGCTCACCGTCCATCTACAACGAGGCCGAGACCAAGTCCACGCTCATGTTTGGACAGAG AGCGAAGACCATCAAGAACACAGTGTCTGTGAACCTGGAGCTGACGGCCGAGGAGTGGAAGAAGAAATacgagaaggagaaggagaagaacaAGAACCTGAAGAGCATCATCCAGAGGCTGGAGGCTGAACTCAACCGCTGGAGAAACG GGGAGAACGTTcctgaggaggagcagcagagcTCTAAAGATCAGAGGAGCGGCGAGCCGTACGACAACACTCCCATCATCGACAACCTGCTGCCAGCCGGAGGAGGTGTCTCCGTCTCCGGTGACGAGAGGAGGAAGTACGAGGAGGACGTAAGGAACCTGTACAAACAGCTGGATGACAAG GATGACGAAATTAACCAACACAGTCAGCTGGCAGAGAAACTCAAGGAGCAGATGATGGATCAAGAAGAG CTGCTGGCGTCAACACGACGCGACTATGACAAGATCCAGGAGGAGCTGTGCCGGCTGCAGACGGAGAACGAGCTAGCCAaggaggaggtgaaggaggTGCTTCAGGCCCTGGAGGAGCTGGCAGTTAACTACGACCAGAAGAGCCAAGAGGTGGAGGAGCGAAACCAAGCCAACGCGCAGCTTACCGAGAAGCTGCAGCACAAGACG GCGCTGCTGTCGGTGCTTGAGAGGGAGGTGAGTCAGCTGCAGGAGCTAAACGGCCTGCAGAGAAAGCGTGCTGCCGAGGTCCTCAACCTTCTGCTGAGAGACCTCAGTGACATCGGTGCCATCATCGGCACCAGCGATGTCAAGACGGCTGCG TGCTCAGAGATGAAGGGGAACGGCTCGGCGCTGGAGGAGGACTTTACCGTTGCTCGCCTCTACATCAGCAAGATGAAGTCCGAGGTCAAGTCTTTGGTCAACCGCAGCAAGCAGCTGGAGAGCGCCCAGGCCGACGCCCACCGCAAGATTCAGGCGAACGAGAAGGAGCTGGCGTCCTGTCAGCTGCTCATCTCCCAG CATCAGGCCAAGATAAAGTCTCTGACCGACTACATGCAGAACATGGAGCAGAAGAAAAGGCAGCTGGAGGAGAGTCAGGACGCTCTCACCGAAGAGCTCGCCAAACTGCACGCTCAAG AGAAAATGCACGAggaaaaggagaaggaggacATCGGCAGAGCGGGCGGAGACGATGAcatcaag AAAACGCTGGAggagcagctggagaaccacaggGAGGCTCATCAGAAGCAGCTCAGCCGCCTGCGGGATGAGATCGAAGACAAACAGAGGATGCTGGACGAGCTCAGAGA TCTAAATCAGGGGCTGTTACTGGAGCAGGAGCGACTCATGTCGGATTACTACAAACTGCAGGCGGAGGAGCAGGAGAAGAATGCAAAGCTGGAGAGGCTCGT GCTGCTGAATGAACAAAGGGAGCAGGCCCGAGAGGACCTGAAGGGTCTGGAGGAGACTGTG GCCAAAGAGCTGCAAACTCTGCACAACCTGCGCAAACTCTTCGTCCAGGACCTCACTGCACGGGTTAAGAAG AGTGCAGAGCTTGACTGTGAGGAGGGACTCAGCAACAttgcacagaaacagaaaatctcATTCTTGGAGAACAATTTGGAGCAGCTGACTAAGGTCCACAAACAG CTGGTCCGGGACAACGCAGACCTTCGCTGCGAACTGCCCAAGCTGGAGAAGCGTCTGCGAGCCACGGCCGAGCGAGTCAAAGCGCTGGAGAACGCCTTGAAGGAGGCCAAGGAGAACGCCATGAGGGACCGCAAGCGCTACCAGCAGGAGGTGGACCGCATCAAAGAGGCTGTGCGGGCCAAGAACATGGCCAGGAGGGGATACTCTGCACAGATCG caaAGCCTATCCGGCCCGGACATCATCCACTGTCCTCCCCGATCTGCAGCTCCATCAGAGCCGGAGGTGTTGATATTCATAACAACTGA